A window from Acidobacteriota bacterium encodes these proteins:
- a CDS encoding glycosyltransferase, translating into MPAPAVSFVVPVRNDAERLARCLASIRAAAPAGVDVEIVVADNGSTDGSAEVARRAGATVLSLPGLRVAELRNRAAAIARGDLLGFVDADHEIVPGWIAAAIELLLPAARGGAGAPCRPPARATWVQRLYDRLRRHPRATAEPVEWLGSGNMAVRRRAFEEVGGFDATLETCEDVDLCRKLRARGYGLVSDPRLGNVHYGDPATLRQVFYGEVWRGRDNVRVSLRAPRTVRTLASAAIPVLGLIAILTAAAGLLLLGPTAGWRLAGLSLTIPLVLVALRATVMLRTIWSADWPKALAVAAAYEAGRAIAVVGRVSYRRRRRSAAAA; encoded by the coding sequence GTGCCGGCGCCCGCGGTGTCGTTCGTCGTGCCGGTGCGCAACGACGCCGAGCGGCTCGCGCGGTGTCTGGCGTCGATCCGGGCCGCCGCGCCCGCCGGCGTCGACGTCGAGATCGTGGTCGCCGACAACGGCTCGACCGACGGCTCGGCCGAGGTCGCGCGGCGCGCCGGCGCCACCGTGCTGTCGCTGCCGGGCCTGCGCGTGGCCGAACTGCGGAACCGCGCCGCCGCCATCGCTCGCGGCGACCTGCTCGGCTTCGTCGATGCCGACCACGAGATCGTGCCCGGCTGGATCGCGGCGGCGATCGAGCTCTTGCTTCCCGCGGCCCGTGGCGGCGCCGGCGCGCCATGCCGTCCGCCGGCGCGCGCCACGTGGGTCCAACGCCTGTACGATCGGCTCCGGCGACACCCACGAGCAACGGCCGAGCCGGTCGAATGGCTCGGCAGCGGCAACATGGCCGTCCGCCGCCGTGCGTTCGAAGAGGTTGGCGGCTTCGACGCGACGCTCGAGACCTGCGAGGACGTCGACCTGTGCCGAAAGCTGCGCGCGCGTGGATACGGTCTGGTCTCGGACCCGCGGCTCGGCAACGTGCACTACGGCGATCCGGCGACGCTGCGCCAGGTCTTCTACGGCGAGGTCTGGCGGGGGCGCGACAACGTTCGGGTGAGCCTGAGGGCGCCGCGCACGGTGCGCACGCTGGCCAGCGCCGCGATCCCGGTCCTGGGACTCATCGCCATCCTGACCGCTGCCGCGGGCCTGCTGCTCCTCGGTCCAACCGCCGGGTGGCGACTCGCGGGGCTCAGCCTCACGATCCCTCTCGTTCTCGTGGCGCTTCGCGCCACCGTGATGCTGCGCACGATCTGGTCGGCGGACTGGCCGAAGGCGCTCGCCGTCGCCGCGGCCTATGAAGCCGGACGGGCGATTGCCGTCGTCGGCCGCGTGAGCTACCGGCGCCGGCGACGCAGCGCCGCCGCCGCATGA
- a CDS encoding glycosyltransferase: MTDVTRVLELRSVRGTGGGPEKTILLGAAHHDPRRFRVTVCYIRDDRDRVFGIDERARRLDIEYVEVRERHSFDRRIWPALAAICRDRAIDVVHGHDYKTNLLAWLLSRRLDVVPIGTAHGWTGQSARERWVYYPLDRQVLRRLPRVIAVSTDIRDRLIASGADPARITVLLNGIDPDAFRRQRGERDARRAALGFQPHHRIIATVGRLERQKRVDLLLEAFARVHVARPETRLVVVGDGSLRASLETQSRRMGVDAACLFLGHRLDIARLHDAFDVFVQASEYEGTPNAVLEAMALETPIVATDVGGTRELARPDVDALIVPPHDTHALAHAVEQVLADPAAAAARVVSARRRIERDLSFAERTRTLERIYDELVQARRRAEPAGMVDVGRA; encoded by the coding sequence ATGACCGACGTGACCCGCGTCCTCGAGCTGCGCAGCGTCCGCGGCACCGGCGGCGGGCCCGAGAAGACGATCCTGCTCGGCGCCGCGCACCACGATCCGCGCCGCTTTCGCGTCACCGTCTGCTACATCCGCGACGACCGCGACCGGGTGTTCGGGATCGACGAGCGCGCCCGCCGGCTCGACATCGAGTACGTCGAGGTCCGCGAGCGGCACTCGTTCGACCGGCGCATTTGGCCGGCGCTCGCGGCGATCTGCCGCGATCGGGCCATCGACGTCGTGCACGGACACGACTACAAGACCAACCTGCTGGCGTGGCTGCTCAGCCGGCGCCTCGACGTCGTGCCGATCGGCACGGCCCACGGCTGGACGGGCCAGAGCGCCCGCGAGCGCTGGGTGTACTACCCGCTGGATCGGCAGGTGCTCCGCCGCCTGCCTCGGGTGATCGCCGTCTCGACCGACATCCGCGATCGGCTGATCGCGAGCGGCGCCGATCCGGCTCGCATCACGGTGTTGCTCAACGGGATCGACCCCGACGCGTTCCGGCGCCAGCGGGGCGAGCGCGATGCCCGTCGGGCGGCGCTCGGCTTCCAGCCGCACCACCGGATCATCGCCACGGTCGGCCGCCTCGAGCGGCAGAAGCGCGTCGACCTGCTGCTCGAGGCGTTCGCCCGCGTACACGTCGCGCGTCCGGAGACGCGCCTCGTCGTCGTTGGCGACGGCAGCCTGCGGGCGTCGCTCGAGACGCAGTCGCGCCGCATGGGCGTGGACGCGGCGTGCCTCTTCCTCGGCCATCGGCTCGACATCGCGCGCCTGCACGACGCGTTCGACGTGTTCGTCCAGGCATCTGAGTACGAGGGCACGCCCAACGCGGTGCTCGAGGCCATGGCGCTCGAGACGCCGATCGTCGCGACTGACGTCGGAGGGACGCGCGAGCTGGCGCGGCCCGACGTCGACGCGCTGATCGTGCCGCCGCACGACACGCACGCGCTCGCCCACGCCGTCGAACAGGTGCTGGCCGATCCGGCCGCTGCCGCCGCGCGCGTGGTCTCCGCGCGCCGGCGCATCGAGCGCGACCTGTCGTTCGCCGAACGCACGCGTACCCTCGAACGAATCTACGACGAGCTGGTGCAGGCGCGGAGGCGGGCCGAACCGGCAGGCATGGTGGACGTCGGCCGTGCGTGA
- a CDS encoding UbiA prenyltransferase family protein: protein MPRAPRPPACGASSWADRSHRAPPIASCPPSKGCAVSSSVSDVRVSAGIWPYVQIARVDHWFKNAFMLLGVILAVFYQPDVANVSSVAPLGIAVLATCLVASSNYVLNELLDAPHDRLHPVKKDRPVPSGLVKAPIAYAEWLLLAAAGFGLAWALNPYFFASAVFLWVMGIAYNVRPLRTKEWPYLDVLSESVNNPIRLLLGWFALLTTRVPPLSLVISYWMIGAFFMAMKRYAEYRHIGDPRVAAAYRGSFEYYTEERLLVSLVFYSTACALFGGIFIVRYHLELILFAPFVAGLFAYYMHIGMLPDSPVQNPEKLYRQRGFFAYMVICTLVFVLLMFTSIPVLYDLFNVEPVLMDPLWTLGAR, encoded by the coding sequence ATGCCGAGGGCGCCGCGGCCGCCGGCATGCGGTGCGTCATCGTGGGCCGACAGGAGCCACAGGGCGCCTCCTATCGCGTCGTGCCCTCCTTCGAAAGGCTGTGCCGTGAGCTCGAGCGTCAGTGACGTGCGCGTCTCCGCCGGCATCTGGCCCTACGTCCAGATCGCGCGTGTGGACCACTGGTTCAAGAACGCGTTCATGCTGCTCGGGGTCATCCTGGCGGTGTTCTATCAACCTGACGTCGCGAACGTGTCGAGCGTGGCGCCGCTCGGCATCGCCGTCCTCGCCACGTGCCTCGTCGCCTCGAGCAACTACGTGCTCAACGAGCTGCTCGACGCGCCACACGATCGGCTGCACCCGGTCAAGAAGGATCGGCCGGTGCCGTCCGGGCTGGTCAAGGCGCCAATCGCCTACGCCGAGTGGCTGCTGCTGGCCGCGGCGGGCTTCGGCCTGGCCTGGGCGCTGAACCCGTACTTCTTCGCGTCGGCCGTCTTCCTCTGGGTGATGGGCATCGCCTATAACGTGCGGCCGCTCCGCACCAAGGAGTGGCCGTACCTCGACGTGCTGAGCGAGTCGGTCAACAACCCGATCCGGCTGCTGCTCGGCTGGTTCGCGCTCCTCACGACGCGCGTGCCGCCGCTGTCGCTCGTGATCTCGTACTGGATGATCGGCGCGTTCTTCATGGCGATGAAGCGGTACGCCGAGTACCGGCACATCGGCGATCCGCGGGTTGCGGCGGCCTACCGGGGCTCGTTCGAGTACTACACCGAGGAGCGGCTGCTCGTGAGCCTGGTGTTCTACTCGACGGCGTGCGCGCTCTTCGGCGGCATCTTCATCGTGCGCTATCACCTCGAGCTGATCCTGTTCGCGCCGTTCGTCGCCGGGCTGTTCGCCTACTACATGCACATCGGCATGCTGCCCGACAGCCCGGTGCAGAACCCTGAGAAGCTCTACCGGCAGCGCGGCTTCTTCGCCTACATGGTCATCTGCACGCTCGTGTTCGTGCTGCTGATGTTCACGTCCATTCCCGTGCTCTACGACCTGTTCAACGTCGAGCCGGTCCTGATGGACCCGCTCTGGACGCTCGGAGCGCGCTGA
- a CDS encoding sugar nucleotide-binding protein — protein sequence MSAQQRIYIAGCGGMLGEGFYRVYGGEHELRCTDKDVNEPWLSFLDFRDYEAYRLDVERFNPSVLFHLGAHTSLELCERDPDDAYATNTLAVENAVHIANDLGIPLLYISTAGIFDGLKETYDDWDIPSPLGHYARSKFMGERYVVENCRHYLVCRAGWMMGGGPRKDKKFVQKIMAQLKEGRRELFVVDDKFGTPTYTHDFARNVGLLLDRGLWGVYNMVCGGMTGRLEVAREIVAIMERDAVVEIVPVGSDHFAAEYFAPRPPSERLVTKKLDLRGLNRMRDWRVCLREYLNEYYRDYL from the coding sequence ATGAGTGCACAGCAGCGGATCTACATTGCCGGGTGCGGCGGCATGCTCGGCGAAGGCTTCTATCGAGTCTACGGCGGAGAGCACGAGCTCAGATGCACGGACAAGGACGTGAACGAGCCGTGGTTGTCGTTTCTCGATTTCCGCGACTATGAAGCCTACCGGCTCGACGTCGAGCGGTTCAATCCCAGCGTGCTCTTTCACCTGGGCGCTCACACGAGCCTCGAGCTGTGCGAACGCGATCCAGACGACGCGTATGCCACGAACACGCTGGCGGTCGAGAATGCGGTGCACATCGCCAACGACCTCGGCATCCCGTTGCTCTACATCTCGACGGCTGGCATCTTCGACGGTTTGAAAGAGACCTACGACGACTGGGACATTCCGAGCCCGCTCGGCCATTACGCGCGGTCGAAGTTCATGGGCGAGCGATATGTCGTCGAGAACTGCCGGCACTACCTCGTGTGCCGAGCCGGCTGGATGATGGGTGGTGGTCCGAGGAAGGACAAGAAGTTCGTTCAGAAGATCATGGCTCAGCTCAAGGAGGGCCGGCGCGAGCTGTTCGTCGTGGACGACAAGTTCGGCACGCCGACCTACACGCACGATTTCGCGCGCAATGTCGGCCTGCTCTTGGACCGGGGGCTGTGGGGCGTCTACAACATGGTCTGCGGCGGGATGACCGGACGGCTGGAAGTGGCACGCGAGATCGTGGCGATCATGGAGCGCGACGCCGTCGTCGAGATCGTTCCCGTGGGATCGGACCATTTCGCGGCCGAGTACTTCGCGCCGCGGCCACCGTCCGAACGCCTCGTCACGAAGAAGCTGGATCTGCGCGGGCTGAACAGGATGCGCGATTGGCGCGTGTGTCTGAGGGAGTATCTGAACGAGTACTATCGCGACTACCTGTGA
- a CDS encoding glycosyl transferase, whose product MTTILTLCSASYLAHAKTLAQSVREHMPTCSIVIGLVDNLPGDFDASYLESFELLPVEQLGLPELAGMRARYDIVELICAMKPFFVEHLYRRDRRVDTVLYLDADMLVLSSLAPLADRLREHDLMLTPHSCTMSGHGPVNVHYERAMLRTGVFNLGFLGTRRTEHTSAFLQWWQKRLVEYCYARFRDGLFVDQLWAVLAPAYVPRVLVERDPGCNMAYWNLFERRLSGLDGRYVVNGTHPLLFYHFSHYNPDVPDAITTRPEQPVPMLAERPDLVPLFQQYQDRLVRNDYRGVRRFKSQFAAPPDALTVRSGVGSSSKAAAARVIKAGLRMMPGVARRTLARAAELVVAGASDNR is encoded by the coding sequence ATGACGACGATCCTGACGCTGTGTTCGGCGAGCTATCTCGCGCATGCGAAGACGCTCGCTCAGTCCGTTCGCGAGCACATGCCCACCTGTTCGATCGTCATTGGTCTCGTCGACAACCTCCCGGGCGACTTCGACGCCTCATATCTCGAGAGCTTCGAGCTCTTGCCGGTCGAGCAACTCGGCCTGCCGGAGTTGGCCGGCATGCGCGCCCGCTACGACATCGTCGAACTGATTTGCGCGATGAAGCCCTTCTTCGTCGAGCACCTCTATCGGCGCGATCGGCGCGTGGACACGGTCCTGTATCTCGATGCGGACATGCTCGTGCTGAGCAGCCTCGCTCCGCTGGCCGATCGCTTGCGCGAGCACGATCTGATGTTGACGCCGCACAGCTGCACGATGAGCGGTCATGGGCCGGTCAACGTCCACTATGAGCGGGCGATGCTGCGCACCGGTGTGTTCAACCTGGGCTTCCTCGGTACTCGTCGCACCGAGCACACGAGCGCCTTCCTCCAGTGGTGGCAGAAGCGGTTGGTCGAGTACTGCTATGCGCGCTTCAGGGACGGGCTCTTCGTCGATCAGCTCTGGGCGGTCTTGGCACCCGCGTACGTTCCGCGGGTCCTCGTCGAGCGCGACCCTGGCTGCAACATGGCGTACTGGAACCTGTTCGAACGCAGGTTGAGCGGGCTCGATGGGCGCTACGTTGTCAACGGAACGCATCCTCTGCTCTTCTATCACTTCAGTCACTACAATCCGGACGTGCCCGACGCCATCACGACACGGCCGGAGCAGCCCGTCCCCATGCTCGCCGAGCGGCCGGACCTCGTGCCGCTGTTCCAGCAATACCAGGACAGGCTCGTTCGAAACGACTATCGCGGTGTTCGCAGATTCAAGAGCCAGTTCGCGGCGCCGCCGGACGCGCTCACCGTACGCTCCGGCGTCGGATCGAGCAGCAAGGCTGCTGCTGCGAGGGTCATCAAGGCTGGACTTCGAATGATGCCGGGCGTCGCGCGACGAACGCTCGCCCGAGCCGCCGAGCTCGTCGTGGCGGGCGCGTCCGACAACCGTTAG
- a CDS encoding glycosyltransferase family 2 protein — translation MSADSSVSVIVATRNRHGLLQQALAGITSQTHTAMELLVVDDGSGADTLAAYDDIGRATGGRVQWILREHPGALGTGPAATRNRGIRAAGGAFVAFCDDDDRWIRADHLSTAVRALEQTGADFYFCNLVASRDGQPTDYVWFPDAGRLSGGRSVDGFPDVYAVDLPAVLDVVASRVIHPDCWVVRRSLLEAAGGFWERVWFSEDYELMMRLLDRASGILFRSTPCVDYRLPAGDAHSLRSSELDTLLQEVMAMQHLRLTCRSRVVRRHARAREAWGLRQLARSLRRDGRAAEGRSFAWQGLCTFPTLGAVRQCLFE, via the coding sequence TTGAGCGCGGATTCGTCTGTCTCTGTCATCGTCGCCACCCGCAACCGCCATGGTCTCCTGCAGCAGGCGCTCGCCGGGATTACGAGCCAGACGCACACGGCCATGGAGTTGCTCGTCGTCGACGACGGTTCGGGCGCCGACACGTTGGCCGCCTATGACGACATCGGTCGAGCGACCGGTGGCCGGGTGCAATGGATCCTGCGAGAGCATCCGGGGGCGCTCGGCACGGGGCCGGCGGCGACGCGCAACCGAGGCATTCGCGCCGCGGGCGGCGCGTTCGTGGCCTTCTGCGACGACGACGACCGCTGGATCCGAGCCGATCATCTCTCGACAGCCGTGCGTGCGCTCGAGCAGACCGGGGCTGACTTCTACTTCTGCAATCTCGTGGCGTCGCGCGATGGCCAGCCCACGGACTACGTCTGGTTCCCGGATGCCGGCCGGCTCAGCGGTGGTCGTTCCGTGGACGGGTTCCCGGATGTGTATGCCGTGGATCTTCCGGCGGTCCTCGACGTCGTGGCGAGCCGCGTGATCCACCCGGACTGTTGGGTCGTGCGGCGCTCGCTGCTCGAGGCGGCTGGGGGGTTCTGGGAGCGCGTCTGGTTCTCCGAGGACTACGAGTTGATGATGCGCCTGCTCGATCGCGCGTCAGGGATCCTGTTCCGATCAACGCCCTGCGTGGACTACCGGCTTCCGGCCGGAGACGCGCACTCGCTGCGTTCATCGGAGCTCGACACGCTGCTGCAGGAGGTCATGGCGATGCAGCACCTGCGGCTGACGTGCCGATCGCGCGTCGTGCGGCGCCACGCGCGCGCTCGCGAGGCCTGGGGACTACGACAGCTCGCAAGGAGCTTGCGGCGTGATGGCCGTGCGGCCGAAGGCCGGAGCTTCGCCTGGCAGGGGCTGTGTACGTTTCCGACGCTGGGCGCGGTCAGACAGTGTCTGTTCGAGTGA